The Quercus lobata isolate SW786 chromosome 4, ValleyOak3.0 Primary Assembly, whole genome shotgun sequence genome segment CAAATGCCAGTAGGCTAGTACCCATTTAATCAAACGTACTAATGCAGTGCGTCACTCAGTAAAGTTATGGATACAGACCTGCTCCAACATCATATTGAACTTAGGTACACTCTTAGAGACATTCTCTGACTGCAGGTAGTCACAAAAAGCATCAGGGAAATTATGATAAGGTGATCTTCTTTAATATGGCTACTCTATTACAGGGCTCCAAGGTTTCCTCACTACACTtggtttaggttttcttttaaCAGTACCCTTATAAGGATTGAGAGCCTATACAATGACTACTATTGGACAGTTATTTCACACAGTTCAATGTAcagttttctcattattttgACTTGAGGCTTCATACATACTTCCACAATCAGATCACCATTCATAGAAAATGATAACACACTTCTAAAGCCTAGCAAATGACTCTACTCATGATGGTGAACCGCTTGAAGATGCTACCTTCTGCTGATGGTCAGGagtcttttgtagcttagagtGACACATCCTGATAACTCACATGCAGTTCATATAGTCAACCAATTTATGATGGCACCTTGATCCACTCACTATGCAACAGTTCTTCACATTCTCCAATATCTCAAGGTCATTCTATTCCATTAACTTTACTTCTCCTCCCAGTCACCTCTCATGATTCACACTTACACTGAGGCAGAATGGGTAGGAGACTTTACAAACGGGCACTCTTCTATGGTCTTCTGGCTTCCTACTTGGTGATTCTATTATCTCATGGCATAGCAAAAAAGCGGACTATGGTCGCTTAGTCTAGCACTGAAGCAGAATATAGGGCATTTTCTGATACTACATCTGAACTTCTATGGTCATACTGGCTTCTACAAGATAGAAGTGTCTGTTCATCTTCTCCCACTCCTACCAACTATGGTAACAGTAATGCAATACATATAGCGCCAATGATATTCTTCCATGAGTGAACCAAACACATTTAGATTGACTACTACTTCATTTGCCATTGTCTAACATTACAGCTTCACTACATTGCCTCTCATGTCCATCATCATCTACTTTAGGATATCTTAAAGTTTTGCTCCATTGCTTCTCATAATCAACTGGATGAATCTTCACCAAATCTCATCCACTGGGATGGTTTTGGGATCTAGTATCCAAACTCAAGCTAGTCCCTTGAAATCCATTTTAGAGTTTAAGGAGAGACTTAGAATATTAGGTTTAAATCCCAATTGGGCCCAAGCCCAATTCACTATTGTACTACACTAAGTTTAGGTTTCCTGAATACACTAGGTTTAGGGCTTGTGTAGTGTACTACACTAGTTAGGATAGAGAGCCTAATATAAAGATCAGatgtaatttaattagaatttatttgAGAAGaccaaatataatttaaatagaaTTCATTTAGTGTCTGGGTTCTTTGTCCAACAGAACAATGGGTTataattcagtttttttttttttaaacaaaatataataatttagaaCCCTTTATAACTCTGACAATTAGTGCAATGTTGATgtgaaaaaatttaaactatcaAAAGCCTATATGGCAGCATATGAAGGCCTATACAAAAGGTCAAACACttccattttattattattatataacaCCTATCTCACaggtgaaaagtgaaaacagacTAAACATATATAACAAGTAAAAACATTATGTGTAAGGAATACACACCTGAACCACACCATCATAATCTGTTGATGCCAGATAGTTCTTGATGTAGTTGTTCCAGCAAACACAGCTAAGCTTTGATTTATTTGACATCTCAACAATGGGATAATGGATATCGACAGAGTCATCTAAAAGAGcagaaaactcaaaaattttgattttctttgataCTCCAGCTGTTGCAAGGTAGTCCTCATCGCGGTCAAAACTTAAAGAGCAAGTCACATTTGCAGAGTTGAGAAGATCTCCATTTCTTAATGTCCCACAGACTTCAAACTTGCTATAGTGACAAAACTTGCATAAACCTTCAAAAAAGGCTCCAAGCCGATCAACGCTTTTCTGATTTCTGCTTGGTTTTTCATGTTCATTTTTTACATGTGTCCACCTTTCTCGGTTATTTAGCACCTCTTTATCAGAGCGTTCTGCAATGGCATTTTCTCTAAGCTGGATTTGGGATCTCATGGAGAAGTAAGCATTCTCTAGCTGACCAATATTTCTCATCAATCTTTcttcatttaattttgaaactgAAAATGATCTTGGTGACGCACCTGAATTTATAGAATCTAGAAGATGGAACCCCAATTTCCCTACGTTAGGAATTTCTTCCTGTCCCCAAGAAAAAGCTGTGGATGTCCCTATTAAGTGCCTTCTCTCAGCCAATTTAATATCTTCTTCTAAGCATTCTATATCTTCAGCTAACTTGGAGGCATGATTCTGTTTCTGTTCTTTCAATGAAATTAGGAAATGAAGTAATGGCTCTGATTCACCATCATCAACAGAACCAGATACTGAGAAATCATCCCCAGAATGCAATTCTTGGGATCCAAATAGCAGTTCAGACTGGAGTATTTCACTGTGGCAcagcaaataaaaaaacttctaAATCCGCCACATTAAAACCATGTAATGGACCAAGAAATAGCAggatttatcatcaaatcaaatacATTGCAGCAGTTGATAtccaaaatttaacaaaattaatcaaacacaGTTGCAGCTtgtaatattatattttcaagAAGTGCAGGGGAAAGTAAAATCAACAGATAGATGGTCAAATAACATGTTTTTCCAGTCAAAAATGTCAGAAGCCTTCAATGGATGGTTCAGCGACTGATAAACATTTCCTCATAAGGGTCTATAGATTCACCTGGCTAGAACAGCAACTGAACATTATCCTACCCCTGAGCTATTTTTCTTGAATCCATTCTACATCTATTATCATGAAGATTTTCCAGGTGGGACCTAGCACTTGTCTACAAATTCAGGGcctttgttcttcatcatgctGGAACCCGACACAATAGCTCTGATATTGTCAGGCATATACACTATATAGGTTTGAGTAGGAATATTCCACATTTAAGAATATGAATAACTATTTGGATTACAAGTTGAAACCCTCAACCACTTTTGCTGAGCATTTGAAGGTCTCCCATTAGAGGATCGTTGATGTTCATAATATTAAATGAAGCTAAATGTAAAATTAAGCTAAATGTAAAATTAACACAATATATCTGAACTGCATATGAACTAAGAGGTTAAGGACTCAAGATGCTTCGGCTTCATCATTAGTTGGCAGAAGTGCAATTATACCGCATACTGGTAGCTTGAGTTACTAAAATATTAATGACTAGCAAGACCTAGATACTTTAATCTAGAATTAGGATAGGTTGCTAAACACAcctcaaagacaaaaaaatggGGGGCACCCACAGGGAGGGGGGGGGTGTTTAGCAAAAATTGTAACTTCTGGTGCATATCTCTGATATTTAATGTGGTACCAATGTATTGAAATATTCATACTTCAATGATTACAACCTCTACATTTAACAAAATGTTTAGAGAAGTTTGAAATTTAATGGTAGAAGGTAAAATAACTGAAATGCTGCCTATAATGATACCTAGTTGTTGGACGAGATGAAGGTTCAGGATGAAGAAGCCAAAGACAAAAGCCCGCCTCCCTTGGATTTTCTGAGAGAAAATTTGGTGGAAGAATCCGATGGCGCAAATCCAACATCACTGCAGAATGCGCCTCACATGATTCAAAAATGCAGAGCAACTGATATAAAAAGCTGCATTAGTATTAAAATAgtatttcaattcaatttttagGATGGAATCTGAagagaaaaatttaaatttaagagaaccaagtaccaaaaagaaaaataaagaactaaTCAATAGGAATATGAAGCAATTGAGTGAATGAAGATTGATGCATTTTCATTTCTTGTGCCAAATCTATTCATAGAAATTTATATTGCATTCATACTCAAGCTAGAAATGCCTCTCCCAAAGTGCACTAATCAATCATATCAATGGGATATTTTACTTCATCGGGCTACTTCAGGATTTAACTCATTTACATTTGAATGATATCATTGCTACTGCATATGAAACATGGCTTCAAATATTCAGCAGGTGCTCCCAATCTACCCCTTCCACAGGCCCCATGAATGAATGTCTTACACCATACCAAGATACAAATAGGTATATCTTGGTAGGGGTACATAATAATATCACTGTACAGATGCCATATACCAGAAAAATTCAGTCTTAAAAGGTCCTCATAACCAAAATctcatatcaattttaatttatataatggTTTTCATACACAGCAAAGCGAGCTTATATTTAACATGCTTGGCTTAAGCATCAAGTTTGatgtaaaaaaaacttaacaaagaaGCAATAAGCAATACTCTAGGATTTTAATCTTATCTTTCAACAAACACATAACTacaaaaccaattaaaaaaataaaattctcacctcaaaaaaaagaacaccAAGACCATAGATGTTTGATGAAAATGTGCAACCTCTCTCATTGAGATCCTCTGGACCAGTATACCACTTCTCTTCTGACTGAACAGTTGCAGAAACGTACTGTTGTGCTGCCAGTGATTTATTTTGGCACCTGTGAACAGTTACAGGAATAGTCTGCTGTGTAGCCAGTGATTTATTTTGGCAGCTGGAATTGTTTTGAGACTGAAGTTCAGTGTGTCCTGAATCTTCTGGACCAGTGATTGAAATTTCAGTCTCTTTCATTGATTTAGTACTTAAGCCACCATTAGTCATGAAGTAAGGCTGTTGTCTAATAGAATTCATTTCCTCACATATTCTTCGCTGCTTTGCACCCAAACTAAGGTAGGCATGCTCATCTTGTTCCAATGGCCTTTTCCGAAATGATTCTTGACACATCACACCCTCTAATTCTCTCACGGCTGTTGAGGAACCAGTGTATTTAACTCTCCTTGATTGCagtaaaaagaaacaagatgGCCGTAAGTCATTTAAGACAACTCCTTGAGAGTGTGCGAAATCCACTAACTCCACAATCTGCCTGAATATAAGCACACTTTCAGCTTTGTTTAGTTTACTATGCCCAGGTTTAAGCCATTCCCTTAGGCTGATCCCATCATTGAACGGTTCAGGACCAGACCTATCAATTCTATGTGTGGAAGACTGACCATTGTTGGCACTTAATTTTAATAAAGCACTAGAAGCTACCTTAGTTACATCGTGCAGCTTTTCATCATTCTGGTCCCCAATTGCACCACCAAACCCACTGCAGGCCTCTGGGGCTCCACAGATAGATTCCTTTCCTGCCAAGGATTTCTTCACAAATAGCTGAGAAAAGCTAGATGTTGACAAGGTTTTCAATCGAGCAGGAGTAGTAGATAGTGAATTGCTTGAGATaatcttgtcttcactagccCTCATATATGCAAAAACTCCCTTTGGTGCAGGATCAAGTAACTTGCTCGACAAAAGCTTCAGACTCCTCGGGTCAGAATTCATAGTTACTAACTCTTCTCTGACTCTCAACAATATTTGATCCTTGCCAGTAGAAGCCAAATCGCCCTGTGAACCCTTACTTCTAGACCCACTTGCTAACTGATATAGATATTGCCACTGGCCCTGCTTAGCTTTGTTGGGGCTACTAactaaatctaaattttggttCCTATAATTTCCCACTGTtaactcttccacaaaaagccCTGTATCAATTGTAGAACTAGTAGTCAGAGGCTCAGAACCATCTAAAGAAGCTATGCATCTATTTAAATCCTTCCCCTCCATGGCAGCCAAACAATCATTTTCTGATCTCTCCAGCCATTCACCTCTCACAGATAAGCAGGTCACTGGTGATCTCGAGAAATTTTGACCCTCTGGTTTCAGGGAAGGATcaaaatcttttcttttaagttCTTCATTTCCTACTGCATCATTTACAGCCATTTCCTCTGCAGCTCGTTTCATACCGTCGGAACACACCATTTAATCAATATGAATGTTTTGTTGTGCAAATGACCTactcaaatgaaaattacattAGAAAAAGGGGGGGAAAGATGAATTCATGGCTGAAATACAAGAATTAGAAAAAGGGGGGAAAAGATGAATTCATGGCTGGAATTTAGGATGACatccaaaaaaagaacaacaacaacaataacatcAGCTCCAAAAAAGAATAACCTAAAAGGGAAGAGGGGTGAATTCTAAATCAGTTGAATCAATATCaacacaaaatgaaataatgaatTAAAGCTTTTCAActaatggagagagagagaagcataAGTTGTATTTATTTACTGTGAAAGTGGAATTTTTCCAATTTAAGCAGATCCATTAAATCAAAAGCACATTATGCTTTTGGAATGGCATAGAAATATCCATAAGTGATAATACATGAATTAGTAATCACACTTCTCTTAAAGAACAAACATTTCTTTTTGATATTAAGCAAACCAATTAAACCCCACTTTGAATTTGCTCTTCAAAGCATGAGAGAAAGCAATTCAACTACatatccttattttaaaaataaataattaaaaaaaaaaaaaaattcactacaaCCATTCCTTGAACttcaaattagaaaaatatacaaaCCACATAACCAACATCATCATTACTATAAAAGAGCATCCATCCAACATGAATGCTTCAATTTTAAGTGCAGAAAATGAATCCTTACTTCCATTTTCTGTAACCAAAAAGTGTAAAAGAAcaacctttgaaaaaaaaaaaaaaacaagcacaCATAGACCAATGAAGTAAActcaatgaaattcaaaaaagtaaatgCAATACCATTAAAGAAAGCAGCAGCtgagagagagtgagggaaCCAAAGACAAACTTGCCTGAAATGGAAAAATATCTTCCAACACATAAACAAGTGAAAGAATGTTGTTTGTTGcaacaaaagtaaaaagagTCTTATCGGTatctttagatttttattttttgtgtgatacttaaaaataaaaaaacaaaggacAAGGGAATTTTCGGAATTTACGTATGGTCCATATATTTTGAACAAATATTACTTCgtaccatttttttattatagtaaTTTAAAAGTAAGTTAGAACAGCTATGCTCAGAGATACTTGTGTTGGATCTGATTCTGAGGCTAAAAATGAAAGACCccatcatatattttttttctcagctAATTCGTCTTCGCCTTACAGTCCACACGTTGGATCACAAGTTTACTGTTAATGGGTGGTAGCGTTTTATTAAATAGCACTCAGTCGGCCTTTTATTTACTGTTTATGCCATTGCTTCTTAATCTTTCCCCCTGGACAATAATACCTCCCGTGATAGGGCCCTTTCAAGGCGAGTTCCGCTTTTATAACAACCAGACAGGCACGCA includes the following:
- the LOC115988007 gene encoding protein SUPPRESSOR OF PHYA-105 1-like, which gives rise to MVCSDGMKRAAEEMAVNDAVGNEELKRKDFDPSLKPEGQNFSRSPVTCLSVRGEWLERSENDCLAAMEGKDLNRCIASLDGSEPLTTSSTIDTGLFVEELTVGNYRNQNLDLVSSPNKAKQGQWQYLYQLASGSRSKGSQGDLASTGKDQILLRVREELVTMNSDPRSLKLLSSKLLDPAPKGVFAYMRASEDKIISSNSLSTTPARLKTLSTSSFSQLFVKKSLAGKESICGAPEACSGFGGAIGDQNDEKLHDVTKVASSALLKLSANNGQSSTHRIDRSGPEPFNDGISLREWLKPGHSKLNKAESVLIFRQIVELVDFAHSQGVVLNDLRPSCFFLLQSRRVKYTGSSTAVRELEGVMCQESFRKRPLEQDEHAYLSLGAKQRRICEEMNSIRQQPYFMTNGGLSTKSMKETEISITGPEDSGHTELQSQNNSSCQNKSLATQQTIPVTVHRCQNKSLAAQQYVSATVQSEEKWYTGPEDLNERGCTFSSNIYGLGVLFFELLCIFESCEAHSAVMLDLRHRILPPNFLSENPREAGFCLWLLHPEPSSRPTTSEILQSELLFGSQELHSGDDFSVSGSVDDGESEPLLHFLISLKEQKQNHASKLAEDIECLEEDIKLAERRHLIGTSTAFSWGQEEIPNVGKLGFHLLDSINSGASPRSFSVSKLNEERLMRNIGQLENAYFSMRSQIQLRENAIAERSDKEVLNNRERWTHVKNEHEKPSRNQKSVDRLGAFFEGLCKFCHYSKFEVCGTLRNGDLLNSANVTCSLSFDRDEDYLATAGVSKKIKIFEFSALLDDSVDIHYPIVEMSNKSKLSCVCWNNYIKNYLASTDYDGVVQMWDAGTGQGFSQYMEHQKRAWSVDFSQSDPTKFASGSDDCSVKLWSINEKDSIVTIWNPANVCCVQFSAYSTHLLAFGSADYKIYCYDLRHTRIPWCTLADHGKAVSYVKFLDSETLVSASTDNTLKLWDLSKTSSTGLSSTACSLTFVGHTNEKNFVGLSVLDGYIVCGSETNEVYSYYRSLPMPITSYKFGSTDPVSGNDIGDDKGQFVSSVCWGKKSNVVVAANSSGSMKLLQMV